A genomic region of Porticoccaceae bacterium LTM1 contains the following coding sequences:
- the frr gene encoding ribosome recycling factor — protein sequence MINDLKKDAEQRMGKSIDALVTAFSKIRTGRAHPSLLDGISVSYYGSDTPLNQLANVSVLDARTLSISVWEKQLVPEIEKAIMKSDLGLNPVTTGELIRIPMPPLTEETRKGYTKQARNEAEGARISIRNIRRDVLSDVKDLQKEKEITEDEERRAQDDVQKITDKYVAEVDKLLAEKEKDLMAM from the coding sequence ATGATTAACGATCTTAAAAAAGACGCTGAACAGCGCATGGGCAAAAGTATCGACGCGCTGGTAACTGCATTTTCCAAAATTCGTACTGGCCGTGCTCACCCGAGCCTGCTGGACGGTATTTCAGTTTCCTACTACGGTTCCGACACTCCGTTGAACCAGCTGGCTAACGTTTCCGTTCTGGATGCCCGTACCCTGAGCATCAGTGTTTGGGAAAAGCAGTTGGTACCGGAAATTGAAAAAGCGATCATGAAATCCGACCTTGGCCTGAACCCGGTAACTACCGGTGAGCTGATTCGCATCCCGATGCCACCGCTGACTGAAGAGACCCGTAAGGGCTATACCAAGCAGGCGCGTAACGAGGCTGAAGGCGCTCGTATTTCAATTCGCAATATTCGTCGCGATGTTCTGTCTGATGTTAAAGATCTGCAGAAAGAAAAAGAGATCACTGAAGACGAAGAGCGTCGCGCTCAGGACGACGTACAAAAAATTACTGACAAGTATGTCGCTGAAGTCGACAAACTGCTGGCAGAAAAAGAAAAAGACCTGATGGCCATGTAA
- the uppS gene encoding polyprenyl diphosphate synthase — protein MTDPVVSGAGDCPLRHVAIIMDGNNRWAKQRGLAGLAGHQAGVERVRDVLESCKRHQIDVLTLFAFSSENWRRPAVEVQGLMSLFASYLKKEIKPLKDKGVRLKVIGSRERFSSRLCKLIEEAEEQTKDGNQTLVLAVDYGGQWDITQAAVKLAQKVEKGELSSDQINEQLLAEQMSLADLPPVDLCIRTASQQRISNFLLWHLAYAELFFSDVFWPDFDDSAFNEAVEAFCGRQRRFGMTSAQIEENASA, from the coding sequence ATGACAGACCCGGTAGTTTCTGGCGCCGGTGATTGCCCGTTGCGGCATGTGGCCATCATCATGGATGGTAACAACCGCTGGGCCAAACAGCGCGGTCTTGCAGGGCTAGCTGGCCATCAGGCTGGTGTAGAGCGGGTGCGTGATGTACTCGAATCCTGTAAACGGCACCAAATTGATGTGTTGACCCTGTTCGCATTCAGTAGCGAGAACTGGCGCCGCCCGGCGGTGGAGGTTCAGGGGTTGATGTCGTTGTTTGCTTCCTACCTGAAGAAAGAGATCAAGCCTCTCAAGGATAAAGGTGTTCGCCTCAAAGTGATCGGCTCCCGCGAGCGTTTCAGCTCACGCCTGTGCAAGCTGATTGAGGAGGCGGAAGAGCAGACTAAAGATGGCAATCAAACCCTGGTGCTGGCAGTGGACTACGGTGGCCAGTGGGATATCACCCAGGCAGCTGTAAAACTTGCCCAAAAAGTTGAAAAAGGTGAGCTCAGCAGTGATCAGATTAATGAACAGCTGCTCGCCGAACAGATGTCGCTTGCGGACTTGCCGCCGGTAGACCTCTGTATTCGTACCGCTTCCCAACAGCGAATCAGCAATTTCCTGCTTTGGCATCTGGCATATGCCGAACTGTTTTTTTCCGATGTATTCTGGCCGGACTTTGACGACAGTGCTTTCAATGAAGCAGTAGAAGCCTTTTGTGGTCGTCAGCGTCGATTCGGTATGACCAGTGCTCAGATTGAGGAGAACGCGAGTGCTTAA
- a CDS encoding phosphatidate cytidylyltransferase has protein sequence MLKQRVITALVLVALFLSALFLLPAGWFCLLVALVVLGASWEWGNLVGLERTSTRLGYVALTAGILWLTDYLMSGASREVQTRFLASACTWWAIALLWVQGFPSSAVLWGNKWVKALMGWFVLVPTWMAMTVLMSEPQYGPLIVLYVVLLVVLMDTGGYVAGRMFGRRKLAPNVSPGKTWAGFFGGLFANSLLVLATGFALGADARLWGLLAVIVGVASCASVLGDLLESMVKRQRDVKDSGTLLPGHGGILDRVDGMTAAFPVFTLLYLLLAEGVL, from the coding sequence GTGCTTAAGCAAAGAGTAATTACGGCGCTGGTGTTGGTGGCTCTGTTTTTGTCGGCATTGTTCCTGTTGCCTGCGGGCTGGTTTTGCCTGTTGGTTGCGTTAGTAGTTTTGGGAGCCTCGTGGGAGTGGGGCAACCTGGTGGGGTTGGAGCGTACATCCACTCGCCTCGGTTACGTGGCGTTGACTGCCGGGATTCTCTGGTTGACCGACTACCTGATGTCGGGCGCGTCCCGGGAAGTTCAAACCCGTTTTCTGGCCAGTGCCTGTACCTGGTGGGCGATTGCACTGCTTTGGGTGCAGGGGTTTCCATCCAGTGCGGTACTCTGGGGTAACAAGTGGGTCAAGGCGCTGATGGGCTGGTTTGTGCTCGTTCCTACCTGGATGGCGATGACTGTGTTGATGAGTGAGCCTCAGTATGGCCCGCTGATCGTATTGTATGTGGTGTTGCTGGTAGTTTTGATGGATACCGGTGGCTATGTGGCAGGGCGTATGTTTGGCCGTCGCAAGCTGGCTCCAAATGTGAGCCCTGGTAAAACCTGGGCGGGTTTCTTTGGTGGTTTGTTTGCCAATAGCCTTCTGGTGTTGGCGACCGGTTTTGCGCTCGGTGCGGATGCAAGATTGTGGGGGCTGCTGGCAGTAATAGTAGGTGTGGCCTCCTGCGCCTCGGTGCTGGGTGATTTACTGGAGAGCATGGTCAAGCGCCAACGCGATGTAAAAGACAGCGGCACCTTGCTGCCAGGTCACGGAGGCATTCTTGATCGGGTTGACGGCATGACCGCTGCATTCCCGGTATTCACCTTGCTCTATCTTCTCCTCGCTGAGGGTGTGTTGTAG
- the ispC gene encoding 1-deoxy-D-xylulose-5-phosphate reductoisomerase has protein sequence MQSITVLGATGSIGVSTLDVVARHPDRYKVFALTGHSRIELLAEQCRQFVPRYAVVGSEAAAERLKALVADLSTEVLHGDKALADVASDPEVDMVMAAIVGAAGLLPTLAAAERGKRVLLANKESLVMAGDLFMEAVKRGGAELLPIDSEHNAIFQCLPADYRDTERAGVRKILLTGSGGPFRTTDLKELGAMTPDQACAHPNWSMGRKISVDSATMMNKGLELIEACWLFNVGHEHIEVVLHPQSVIHSMVEYVDGSVLAQLGNPDMRTPIAHAMAWPQRMESGVASLDIIATARLDFEMPCLERFPCLKLARQAAEVGGDVPAALNAANEIAVDAFLQNRIRFTQIAEVVDGVLQGWQRNEPNGLAEVQTADANARRLAQQLIVGQE, from the coding sequence ATGCAGTCAATTACCGTACTTGGGGCAACTGGCTCCATCGGCGTCAGTACGCTCGATGTAGTTGCCCGTCACCCCGATCGTTACAAGGTGTTTGCTCTTACCGGTCACAGCCGTATTGAGCTGCTGGCTGAACAGTGTCGCCAGTTTGTTCCGCGTTATGCAGTGGTTGGCAGTGAGGCGGCCGCAGAGCGGCTAAAAGCCCTTGTTGCAGATCTTTCAACCGAAGTACTTCACGGTGATAAGGCACTGGCCGATGTCGCTTCCGATCCGGAAGTCGATATGGTGATGGCGGCGATTGTTGGTGCTGCAGGTCTGCTCCCAACCCTGGCGGCTGCTGAAAGAGGCAAGCGGGTATTGCTCGCCAATAAAGAGTCTCTGGTGATGGCAGGTGACCTGTTTATGGAGGCTGTTAAGCGCGGTGGGGCAGAGCTTTTACCTATCGACAGCGAACACAATGCCATCTTCCAGTGCCTGCCTGCGGACTATCGTGATACAGAACGTGCCGGGGTTCGCAAGATTTTACTGACTGGCTCAGGCGGCCCATTTCGAACCACCGATTTGAAAGAGTTGGGCGCGATGACCCCTGATCAGGCCTGTGCCCATCCCAACTGGTCAATGGGGCGAAAAATCTCGGTCGATTCTGCCACCATGATGAATAAGGGGTTGGAACTGATTGAGGCCTGCTGGTTGTTCAACGTTGGCCATGAGCATATTGAGGTGGTATTGCACCCGCAAAGCGTTATTCACTCAATGGTGGAGTATGTGGACGGCTCGGTGCTGGCCCAGCTCGGCAACCCGGATATGCGCACACCTATTGCTCATGCTATGGCCTGGCCTCAGCGCATGGAGTCTGGTGTTGCTTCATTGGATATTATCGCCACAGCAAGGCTGGATTTTGAAATGCCGTGTTTGGAGCGATTTCCCTGTCTTAAGCTGGCTCGCCAAGCTGCTGAAGTTGGCGGGGATGTACCTGCAGCTCTTAACGCTGCTAACGAAATTGCAGTTGACGCATTTTTGCAGAACCGAATTCGGTTTACCCAAATTGCCGAAGTTGTCGATGGCGTGTTGCAAGGCTGGCAGCGAAACGAACCAAATGGGCTTGCTGAAGTCCAAACAGCCGATGCGAATGCGCGTCGGCTGGCTCAGCAGTTAATTGTCGGGCAGGAGTAG
- the rseP gene encoding sigma E protease regulator RseP, with the protein MEFLHTIFYTIIALGVLVSFHEFGHFWVARRCGVKVIRFSIGFGKPIFSWTDKLGTEYAVAWLPLGGYVRMVDEREDDVADEDLPYAFNRKSVWKRMAIVVAGPVANFLLAIVAYWVMFVHGVSGVAAVVGEVLPGSIAERIGLKPGYEIVAVDGESISSLQQLQERLVLRIGESDTIRFTVSPEGSRQELNLSGSLGEWDVDSKNPNLLRSIGLVPDYPQLLPIVGEVLSGSSTERAGLQVGDRIISADGIPMDSWVQWVEYLQLRPDQEISLIVSRNGENVTADITPESFTEEDGTQSARVGMGVVTDQVLKWPEERRRYYSYGPVEAISKAAGKTWDTSMMTLGALKKMVTGLISPEHLSGPITIAKVAGQSAEGGVVSFLSFIALLSVSLGVLNLLPIPVLDGGHLMYYIVEAVKGSPVSERVQVIGYKVGLFLVMGLMVFALYNDLMRL; encoded by the coding sequence ATGGAATTTTTGCACACCATTTTCTACACGATTATTGCGCTCGGTGTTTTGGTCAGCTTTCACGAGTTTGGCCACTTCTGGGTGGCGCGTCGCTGTGGCGTAAAAGTGATTCGTTTTTCCATTGGTTTCGGTAAGCCGATATTCAGTTGGACTGATAAGCTTGGTACCGAGTACGCCGTTGCCTGGTTGCCACTGGGTGGTTATGTGCGCATGGTGGATGAGCGTGAAGACGATGTAGCTGATGAAGATCTGCCGTATGCCTTTAACCGCAAGTCGGTATGGAAGCGTATGGCTATTGTGGTAGCTGGGCCTGTAGCTAACTTTTTATTAGCCATTGTTGCCTACTGGGTGATGTTTGTTCACGGTGTGTCCGGTGTGGCCGCAGTTGTTGGTGAAGTACTGCCCGGGTCCATTGCTGAGCGAATTGGCCTCAAGCCGGGCTATGAAATTGTTGCAGTAGATGGTGAATCAATTTCTTCCCTTCAGCAATTGCAAGAGAGATTGGTGCTCAGGATTGGTGAGAGTGACACGATCAGATTCACTGTTTCTCCAGAAGGATCCAGACAAGAACTGAACCTGAGTGGATCTCTCGGCGAGTGGGATGTAGACAGTAAAAATCCAAACCTGCTTCGTTCCATTGGGCTGGTTCCAGATTACCCGCAACTGTTGCCGATTGTTGGCGAGGTTCTATCAGGTAGCTCAACGGAGCGTGCCGGGTTACAGGTTGGTGACCGCATTATAAGTGCCGATGGCATTCCAATGGACAGTTGGGTGCAGTGGGTAGAGTACCTGCAGCTACGCCCTGATCAGGAAATCAGTCTGATCGTGTCTCGCAACGGCGAAAATGTAACAGCAGATATTACTCCAGAGTCTTTCACTGAAGAAGATGGAACCCAATCAGCCCGAGTGGGTATGGGGGTTGTAACAGATCAAGTATTGAAGTGGCCTGAAGAAAGACGCCGCTATTACAGCTATGGCCCGGTGGAAGCAATAAGCAAAGCCGCAGGGAAAACCTGGGACACATCAATGATGACCCTGGGTGCTCTTAAAAAAATGGTCACCGGTTTGATTTCGCCCGAACACTTGAGCGGCCCCATTACCATTGCTAAAGTTGCTGGTCAGTCTGCTGAGGGCGGAGTGGTATCTTTCCTGAGCTTTATCGCTCTGCTCAGTGTCAGCCTCGGTGTATTAAACCTGCTGCCAATTCCGGTACTGGATGGTGGTCACCTGATGTATTACATCGTAGAGGCTGTAAAGGGGAGTCCGGTATCTGAAAGAGTTCAGGTGATCGGATATAAAGTAGGGCTGTTTTTGGTTATGGGCTTAATGGTATTTGCCCTATACAATGACCTGATGCGTCTTTAA
- the bamA gene encoding outer membrane protein assembly factor BamA: MKRLNVFVLLMVLSSAAFAKVFEVKDIRIDGLQRVSAGIVFSSFPISVGDLVDEEGLRVATRSLFKTGYFDDVALAEENGTLILKLTERPAVDSINIDGNKAIKTEDLLNSLKDNGLSEGQIFKQDVLEGLAQSLQSEYAGQGRYGSSVKTRVEKLPRNRVALYMDIDEGSAAAIKHVNIVGNKEFEESELLDQFELKTTGWLSWIYKDDQYAQEKLSGDLERLESFYKDRGYLRFTVKSVQVAVSPDKASVYITINVDEGGIYKVSEVALGGELVIPEEEVRRLIFLRENQTFSQYLMTTSSEYITARLGNDGYAFAEVVGQPEINDEDNTAKVTFFITPGKRVYVRRLEFRGNTKTADNVLRREMRQMEGGVASNGRIESGKIRLERTQFVKPGVEVETPEVPGTDDQIDVIYTMEEQPSGSVGASFGYSQYSGFTLGGNLQESNFFGTGKVVGISLNRSKYQNNISLTYQDPYFTVDGVSAGFTLFARKSDYAELNFTSYETESAGMKVNFSYPLSDIERLSYGFGFENLKLDTSDLFESSVSPEILDFIRQNGDQNDLLTLSLGWERSTLNRGIFATAGGRQYFSMEVAPPSVDDLAYYRLTYSGQKYFPLGGFAKWLNGWSFRVRSELGYGEGLGDTPRLPFYKNFYAGGPNSVRGFENNSLGPRTVPVQVSGFELTPDNTDPFGGNVLVEGSAELIFPLPFIKDQSSVQASMFFDFGNVFDTSCSEDRPLLLTDGTPVVDSMGNALTAPGQVNCQTPDLGELRYSVGIGATWLSGFGPITFSISKPINASDLDEEESFQFSLGNTF; encoded by the coding sequence ATGAAGCGTCTAAATGTATTTGTTTTGCTGATGGTGTTGTCCAGCGCCGCCTTTGCCAAGGTATTCGAAGTCAAGGATATCCGTATTGACGGTTTGCAGCGGGTTTCAGCCGGTATTGTCTTCAGCTCCTTTCCAATCAGTGTTGGTGATCTAGTCGACGAAGAAGGACTTCGTGTGGCGACGCGCTCACTGTTCAAAACCGGTTACTTTGACGACGTAGCCCTGGCTGAAGAGAACGGCACACTGATTCTGAAGTTGACAGAGCGTCCAGCGGTTGACTCCATCAACATTGATGGTAACAAGGCCATTAAAACCGAAGATTTGTTGAATTCACTCAAAGACAATGGTCTTTCTGAAGGACAGATCTTCAAACAGGATGTTCTGGAAGGGTTAGCACAGTCTCTGCAAAGTGAATATGCGGGGCAGGGTCGCTACGGCTCCTCGGTGAAAACGCGGGTTGAAAAGCTGCCTCGTAACCGTGTTGCGCTTTATATGGATATTGATGAAGGCTCTGCAGCCGCGATCAAACACGTAAATATTGTTGGTAACAAAGAGTTTGAAGAGAGCGAACTGCTTGATCAATTCGAATTGAAAACCACTGGCTGGTTGTCCTGGATCTATAAAGACGACCAGTATGCACAGGAAAAACTTTCAGGGGACCTTGAGCGCCTGGAGTCTTTCTACAAAGACCGCGGTTATCTTCGCTTTACAGTGAAGTCTGTTCAGGTTGCGGTTAGCCCGGATAAAGCATCTGTGTATATCACCATCAACGTTGATGAGGGTGGTATTTATAAAGTTAGCGAAGTGGCACTTGGCGGTGAATTGGTAATTCCGGAAGAAGAAGTTCGTCGCCTGATTTTCCTGCGCGAGAATCAAACTTTCTCGCAGTATCTGATGACCACATCCAGTGAGTACATCACTGCCCGATTGGGTAATGACGGCTACGCATTTGCGGAAGTGGTCGGCCAGCCGGAAATTAATGATGAAGATAACACCGCCAAGGTTACTTTCTTTATCACACCGGGCAAACGCGTATATGTGCGCCGCCTTGAGTTCCGTGGCAATACCAAAACCGCAGACAATGTACTGAGACGTGAAATGCGTCAGATGGAGGGCGGTGTTGCCTCCAATGGTCGAATTGAGAGCGGTAAAATTCGCCTTGAGAGAACCCAGTTTGTTAAACCTGGTGTAGAAGTTGAAACGCCAGAGGTGCCTGGCACCGATGACCAGATTGATGTGATTTATACCATGGAAGAGCAGCCATCCGGATCTGTTGGCGCCTCTTTTGGTTACTCTCAATACTCCGGCTTTACACTGGGTGGTAATCTGCAGGAGTCCAACTTCTTTGGTACCGGTAAAGTGGTTGGAATCAGCCTTAATCGCAGTAAATACCAAAATAACATCAGCCTGACTTATCAAGACCCTTATTTTACGGTTGATGGTGTGAGCGCAGGGTTCACATTATTCGCACGTAAAAGTGATTATGCGGAATTGAACTTCACTTCCTATGAAACCGAGAGTGCCGGTATGAAAGTGAACTTCAGCTACCCGCTTTCCGATATTGAGCGCCTCAGTTATGGGTTTGGATTTGAAAACCTGAAGCTTGATACCTCCGACCTGTTTGAGTCTTCAGTGTCTCCGGAAATTCTCGACTTTATTCGCCAAAATGGTGATCAAAACGACCTGTTGACTCTGTCATTGGGTTGGGAACGGTCAACGTTGAACCGCGGTATTTTTGCTACTGCCGGTGGCAGGCAATACTTTTCTATGGAAGTGGCCCCCCCGTCGGTAGATGATCTGGCTTACTACCGTTTGACCTATTCCGGGCAGAAATACTTCCCATTGGGAGGGTTTGCCAAGTGGTTAAATGGCTGGTCTTTCCGTGTACGTAGTGAACTCGGATATGGTGAGGGGCTTGGCGATACACCAAGACTGCCGTTCTATAAAAACTTCTATGCCGGTGGCCCAAATTCTGTACGTGGATTTGAGAACAACTCGCTTGGCCCTCGTACAGTGCCGGTACAGGTTAGTGGCTTTGAATTGACGCCTGATAATACTGACCCATTTGGTGGTAACGTATTGGTAGAAGGCAGTGCCGAATTAATATTCCCTCTGCCTTTCATCAAGGATCAAAGCAGTGTTCAGGCCAGCATGTTCTTTGATTTCGGGAACGTTTTTGATACGTCATGCTCTGAAGATAGACCGCTGCTGCTTACAGATGGAACACCAGTTGTTGACTCTATGGGGAACGCTTTGACTGCACCAGGACAAGTCAATTGCCAAACACCTGACTTGGGCGAACTGCGCTATTCCGTAGGTATTGGTGCAACCTGGTTGAGTGGTTTCGGACCGATTACATTCAGTATTTCGAAACCGATTAATGCCAGTGATCTGGATGAGGAAGAGTCCTTCCAGTTCTCACTGGGTAACACTTTCTAA
- a CDS encoding OmpH family outer membrane protein, with protein MKSVIFALAAVFSMGAMAQEKVAVCDIMQAIFASDPAQARAKDLEASSNLTTLQAEGESKVAKFKKLQEDKEKNQLSWDDQKKKSYTTEVEYLRADIELIQQKMKNEQQSIQQQIGAELQPVALAELDALIKEEKIDLLLRKEAVLWSGPATDVTNKLIDRINKTAGKK; from the coding sequence ATGAAATCTGTAATTTTTGCATTGGCAGCAGTATTTAGCATGGGCGCTATGGCTCAGGAAAAGGTTGCCGTGTGCGATATCATGCAGGCAATCTTTGCATCTGATCCAGCTCAGGCTCGTGCCAAAGACCTGGAGGCTAGCTCAAACCTGACTACCCTTCAGGCAGAAGGTGAAAGCAAAGTCGCCAAGTTTAAAAAATTGCAGGAAGACAAAGAGAAAAACCAGCTGAGCTGGGATGATCAAAAGAAGAAATCCTACACCACCGAAGTTGAATACCTGCGCGCTGATATCGAACTGATTCAGCAGAAAATGAAAAACGAGCAGCAGAGCATTCAGCAGCAAATTGGTGCCGAGCTTCAACCGGTTGCACTGGCAGAACTGGATGCCTTGATCAAAGAAGAAAAAATTGACCTGCTGCTGCGCAAAGAAGCTGTGCTGTGGAGTGGTCCGGCTACTGATGTGACCAACAAACTGATTGACCGCATCAACAAAACCGCTGGTAAAAAATAA
- the lpxD gene encoding UDP-3-O-(3-hydroxymyristoyl)glucosamine N-acyltransferase, with protein sequence MSRQYTLAELADHLGAELRGDAGCVIESLATLQDAGEGQIAFLANPAYQRYLETTKASAVILSPDLADKYAGNALLLKNPYLGYAKLSGLLDTAPKVPAGIHPSAVVAETAQLDASVSVGPNAVIGEGVIIGANGQIGAGTVIGDNTVIGENCQLAANVTIYHGVTLGNNVIIHSSTVIGADGFGFAPDNGQWVKIHQLGGVVIGNNVEIGASTTIDRGALGDTVLADGVKIDNQVMIAHNVKIGENTAMAAFTGISGSTTIGKNCTFAGRSGSVGHIDIGDNVHVAGTTVMMKSVSEPGAYGAGTPTSPIREWRKNAARFNQLDDMSKRIRKLEKALDQ encoded by the coding sequence ATGTCCCGCCAATATACTCTGGCCGAGTTGGCCGACCACTTGGGTGCCGAACTGAGAGGCGATGCAGGCTGTGTAATTGAAAGCCTGGCGACATTGCAGGATGCAGGAGAAGGCCAGATCGCCTTTCTTGCCAATCCGGCCTACCAGCGTTATCTGGAAACCACTAAAGCCTCTGCAGTGATTCTCAGTCCGGATCTGGCGGATAAATACGCTGGCAATGCACTTTTGCTGAAAAATCCCTACTTGGGTTATGCCAAGCTATCCGGGTTGCTGGATACTGCGCCAAAAGTACCAGCAGGCATTCACCCCTCGGCAGTGGTTGCCGAAACCGCACAACTGGATGCCAGTGTGTCGGTTGGACCGAATGCTGTAATTGGTGAAGGCGTAATTATTGGTGCGAACGGCCAGATTGGTGCAGGAACTGTGATTGGTGACAACACTGTGATCGGTGAAAACTGTCAATTGGCAGCCAATGTAACCATCTATCATGGTGTGACTCTTGGTAATAACGTCATTATTCACAGCAGCACTGTGATCGGAGCTGATGGATTTGGCTTTGCCCCGGACAATGGCCAGTGGGTCAAGATTCACCAGCTGGGTGGCGTGGTTATCGGTAACAACGTTGAAATCGGTGCTTCAACTACCATCGACCGTGGTGCGCTGGGAGATACGGTTCTTGCCGATGGCGTCAAAATCGATAACCAGGTGATGATTGCCCACAATGTGAAAATTGGTGAAAACACAGCCATGGCGGCGTTTACCGGTATTTCAGGTAGTACCACAATTGGTAAAAACTGTACCTTTGCCGGCCGCTCGGGCTCTGTAGGACATATCGATATCGGCGACAATGTCCATGTGGCGGGTACCACGGTAATGATGAAAAGCGTCAGCGAACCAGGAGCATATGGTGCGGGAACGCCGACAAGCCCGATTCGAGAATGGCGCAAAAATGCCGCTCGCTTTAACCAGCTGGATGATATGAGCAAGCGTATTCGCAAGCTGGAAAAAGCTCTGGATCAGTAA
- the fabZ gene encoding 3-hydroxyacyl-ACP dehydratase FabZ: MDINEIKEYLPHRYPFLLVDRVVEVVPGESIVAYKNITVNEEVFNGHFPGAPIFPGVMIVEAMAQASGILGFTTDGEKPDENTLYLFAGVDEVRFRRQVVPGDKLVLESRLISKKRHIMKFETRALVDGELACEAKLMCALKKV; encoded by the coding sequence ATGGATATCAATGAAATCAAAGAGTACCTGCCGCACCGCTATCCGTTCCTGCTGGTAGACCGCGTTGTGGAGGTTGTCCCTGGTGAAAGCATCGTCGCTTACAAGAACATCACCGTGAATGAAGAGGTCTTTAATGGCCACTTTCCCGGCGCGCCGATTTTCCCCGGTGTAATGATTGTTGAGGCCATGGCCCAGGCATCCGGTATTCTCGGATTTACTACCGATGGTGAAAAGCCGGACGAGAACACCCTGTATCTGTTCGCCGGAGTGGATGAAGTCCGTTTCCGTCGTCAGGTTGTGCCGGGTGACAAGCTGGTTCTGGAGTCGCGCCTGATCTCCAAAAAACGCCATATCATGAAGTTTGAGACACGAGCTCTGGTGGATGGAGAGCTGGCTTGTGAAGCCAAGCTCATGTGTGCCCTGAAAAAAGTCTAA
- the lpxA gene encoding acyl-ACP--UDP-N-acetylglucosamine O-acyltransferase, protein MIDPRAIVDPSAKLADDVEVGPFSIIGPNVEIGEGTVIGPHVVIKGPTTIGKHNRIYQFSTVGEDTPDLKYKGEPTTLVMGDHNTIREGVTIHRGTIQDRSETTIGNHNLFMAYAHVGHDSVIGDHCILVNNVALAGHVNVGDWAILAGYAMVHQYCNIGAHSFIGAAAFVNKDVPAYVMATGHPAEPKTVNVEGLKRRGFSKEQIREINRAYKTLYRRGLSLEEATAELESMAAEEQAVQLMVDTIKAAERGIIR, encoded by the coding sequence GTGATCGATCCACGCGCAATTGTAGATCCTTCTGCCAAACTGGCCGACGATGTGGAAGTCGGCCCGTTTTCCATTATTGGTCCCAACGTAGAGATTGGCGAAGGTACAGTCATTGGCCCTCATGTGGTAATCAAGGGGCCAACCACTATTGGTAAGCATAACCGCATCTATCAGTTTTCTACTGTGGGGGAAGACACCCCGGACCTGAAGTACAAGGGTGAGCCAACCACACTGGTAATGGGTGACCACAACACCATTCGTGAAGGTGTCACCATTCACCGCGGTACCATTCAGGATCGCAGCGAAACCACCATTGGTAACCATAACTTGTTTATGGCTTACGCCCATGTGGGGCACGACAGTGTGATTGGCGATCACTGTATTCTGGTTAACAATGTGGCACTGGCAGGGCACGTCAATGTCGGTGACTGGGCCATCCTGGCCGGTTACGCAATGGTGCATCAGTACTGCAATATCGGCGCCCATAGCTTTATCGGCGCTGCAGCCTTTGTAAACAAAGACGTGCCTGCCTACGTAATGGCTACCGGACATCCGGCTGAGCCAAAAACCGTTAACGTGGAAGGGCTCAAGCGCCGCGGGTTCAGCAAAGAGCAGATCCGCGAAATCAATCGTGCCTACAAGACCCTGTACCGTCGTGGTCTTTCTCTGGAAGAGGCCACAGCTGAGCTGGAGTCAATGGCCGCTGAAGAGCAGGCTGTCCAGTTGATGGTTGATACCATCAAAGCGGCTGAGCGCGGCATTATTCGCTGA